A single window of Camelus ferus isolate YT-003-E chromosome 7, BCGSAC_Cfer_1.0, whole genome shotgun sequence DNA harbors:
- the KCNH2 gene encoding potassium voltage-gated channel subfamily H member 2 isoform X1, whose protein sequence is MPVRRGHVAPQNTFLDTIIRKFEGQSRKFIIANARVENCAVIYCNDGFCELCGYSRAEVMQRPCTCDFLHGPRTQRRAAAQIAQALLGAEERKVEISFYRKDGSCFLCLVDVVPVKNEDGAVIMFILNFEVVMEKDMVGSPARDTNHRAAPTSWLAPGRAKTFRLKLPALLALTARESSVRPGGAGGAGAPGAVVVDVDLTPAAPSSESLALDEVTAMDNHVAGLGPAEERRALVAPGSPPSCAPGPHPSPRAHSLNPDASGSSCSLARTRSRESCASVRRASSADDIEAMRAGALPPPPRHASTGAMHPLRSGLLNSTSDSDLVRYRTISKIPQITLNFVDLKGDPFLASPTSDREIIAPKIKERTHNVTEKVTQVLSLGADVLPEYKLQAPRIHRWTILHYSPFKAVWDWLILLLVIYTAVFTPYSAAFLLKETEEGSAGPDCGYACQPLAVVDLIVDIMFIVDILINFRTTYVNANEEVVSHPGRIAVHYFKGWFLIDMVAAIPFDLLIFGSGSEELIGLLKTARLLRLVRVARKLDRYSEYGAAVLFLLMCTFALIAHWLACIWYAIGNMEQPHMDSRIGWLHNLGDQIGKPYNSSGLGGPSIKDKYVTALYFTFSSLTSVGFGNVSPNTNSEKIFSICVMLIGSLMYASIFGNVSAIIQRLYSGTARYHTQMLRVREFIRFHQIPNPLRQRLEEYFQHAWSYTNGIDMNAVLKGFPECLQADICLHLNRSLLQHCKPFRGATKGCLRALAMKFKTTHAPPGDTLVHAGDLLTALYFISRGSIEILRGDVVVAILGKNDIFGEPLNLYARPGKSNGDVRALTYCDLHKIHRDDLLEVLDMYPEFSDHFWSSLEITFNLRDTNMIPGSPGSAELEGGFSRQRKRKLSFRRRTDKDPEQPGEVSALGPSRAGAGPSGRGRQVGPWGESLSSGPSSPESSEDEGPGRSSSPLRLVPFSSPRPPGELPGGDPLTEDGEKSSDTCNPLSGAFSGVSNIFSFWGDSRGRQYQELPRCPAPAPSLLNIPLSSPGRRSRGDMESRLDALQRQLNRLETRLSADMATVLQLLQRQMTLVPPAYSAVTTPGPGPTSTSPLLPVSPIPTLTLDSLSQVSQFMACEELPQDGPARRLSLPGQLGALTSQPLHRHGSDPGS, encoded by the exons GGAGCTGCTTCCTGTGCCTGGTGGATGTGGTGCCCGTGAAGAATGAAGATGGGGCTGTCATCATGTTCATCCTCAACTTTGAGGTGGTGATGGAGAAAGACATGGTGGGGTCCCCAGCCCGTGACACCAATCACCGCGCCGCCCCCACCAGCTGGCTGGCCCCAG gCCGCGCCAAGACCTTCCGCTTGAAGCTGCCCGCACTGCTGGCCTTGACCGCCCGGGAGTCGTCCGTGCGGCCGGGTGGCGCGGGCGGCGCGGGTGCCCCAGGGGCCGTGGTGGTGGACGTGGACCTGACGCCCGCGGCACCCAGCAGCGAGTCGCTGGCCCTGGATGAGGTGACGGCTATGGACAACCATGTGGCGGGGCTTGGGCCAGCGGAGGAGCGGCGTGCGCTGGTGGCACCCGGCTCTCCGCCCTCCTGCGCGCCCGGCCCGCACCCGTCGCCCCGGGCGCACAGCCTCAACCCCGACGCCTCGGGCTCCAGCTGCAGCCTGGCCCGGACGCGCTCCCGAGAGAGCTGCGCCAGCGTGCGCCGCGCTTCTTCGGCCGACGACATCGAGGCCATGCGCGCTGGGGCGCTGCCCCCGCCACCACGACACGCCAGCACCG gggCCATGCACCCCCTGCGCAGCGGCCTGCTTAACTCCACATCAGATTCGGATCTCGTGCGCTACCGCACCATTAGCAAGATTCCCCAAATCACCCTCAACTTTGTGGACCTCAAGGGTGACCCCTTCCTGGCTTCGCCCACCAGTGACCGGGAGATCATAGCCCCCAAGATAAAGGAACGGACCCACAACGTCACTGAGAAGGTCACCCAG GTCCTGTCCCTGGGGGCCGACGTGCTGCCGGAGTACAAGCTGCAGGCGCCGCGCATTCACCGCTGGACCATCCTGCACTACAGCCCCTTCAAGGCCGTGTGGGACTGGCTCATCCTGCTGCTGGTCATCTACACGGCCGTTTTCACCCCCTACTCGGCTGCCTTCCTGCTGAAGGAGACCGAAGAGGGCTCCGCAGGCCCCGACTGTGGCTATGCCTGCCAGCCGCTGGCTGTGGTGGACCTCATCGTGGACATCATGTTCATCGTGGACATCCTCATCAACTTCCGCACCACCTACGTCAACGCCAATGAGGAGGTGGTCAGCCACCCTGGCCGCATTGCTGTCCACTACTTCAAGGGCTGGTTCCTCATCGACATGGTGGCTGCCATCCCCTTTGACTTACTTATCTTCGGCTCTGGCTCTGAGGAG CTGATCGGGCTGCTGAAGACGGCGCGGCTGCTGCGGCTGGTGCGCGTGGCGCGGAAGCTGGACCGCTACTCGGAGTACGGGGCGGCCGTGCTCTTCCTGCTCATGTGCACCTTCGCACTCATCGCGCACTGGCTGGCCTGCATCTGGTATGCCATTGGCAACATGGAGCAGCCGCACATGGACTCCCGCATCGGCTGGCTGCACAACCTGGGCGACCAGATCGGCAAGCCCTACAACAGCAGCGGCCTGGGCGGCCCCTCCATCAAGGACAAGTACGTCACCGCCCTCTACTTCACCTTCAGCAGCCTCACCAGCGTGGGCTTTGGCAATGTCTCACCCAACACCAACTCCGAGAAGATCTTCTCCATCTGTGTCATGCTTATCGGCT ccctcatGTATGCCAGCATCTTCGGCAATGTGTCGGCCATCATTCAGCGGCTGTACTCGGGCACGGCCCGCTACCACACGCAGATGCTCCGTGTGCGGGAGTTCATCCGCTTCCACCAGATCCCCAACCCACTGCGCCAGCGCCTTGAGGAGTATTTCCAGCATGCCTGGTCCTACACCAATGGCATCGACATGAACGCG gtgctgAAGGGCTTCCCCGAGTGCCTGCAGGCCGACATCTGCCTGCACCTGAACCGCTCGCTGCTGCAGCACTGTAAGCCCTTCCGAGGGGCCACCAAGGGCTGCCTGCGGGCCCTGGCCATGAAGTTCAAGACGACGCACGCGCCACCAGGGGACACGTTGGTGCACGCTGGGGACCTGCTCACTGCCCTCTACTTCATCTCCCGGGGCTCCATCGAGATCCTGCGGGGCGATGTTGTGGTGGCCATCCTGG GGAAGAATGACATCTTCGGAGAGCCTCTGAACCTGTATGCAAGGCCTGGGAAGTCCAACGGGGATGTGCGGGCCCTCACCTACTGTGACCTGCACAAGATCCACCGGGACGACCTGCTGGAGGTGCTGGACATGTACCCCGAGTTCTCCGACCACTTCTGGTCCAGCCTGGAGATCACCTTCAATCTGCGAGAT ACCAATATGATCCCTGGCTCTCCCGGCAGTGCAGAGCTGGAGGGCGGCTTCAGCCGGCAGCGCAAGCGCAAGCTGTCCTTCCGCAGGCGCACGGACAAGG ACCCGGAACAGCCAGGGGAGGTGTCAGCCTTGGGGCCCAGCCGGGCGGGGGCAGGGCCGAGTGGCCGGGGCCGGCAGGTGGGGCCATGGGGGGAGAGCCTGTCCAGCGGCCCCTCCAGCCCTGAGAGCAGTGAGGATGAGGGCCCAGGCCGCAGCTCCAGCCCCCTCCGCCTGGtgcccttctccagccccaggccccccGGAGAGCTGCCGGGTGGGGACCCCCTGACTGAGGACGGAGAGAAGAGCAGTGACACTTGTAACCCCCTGTCAG GCGCCTTCTCAGGAGTGTCCAACATCTTCAGCTTTTGGGGGGACAGCCGGGGCCGCCAGTACCAGGAGCTGCCTcgctgccccgcccccgcccccagcctcctcaACATCCCTCTTTCCAGCCCGGGCCGGCGGTCCCGGGGCGACATGGAGAGCAGGCTGGATGCCCTCCAGAGGCAGCTCAACAG GCTGGAGACCCGGCTGAGTGCAGACATGGCCACCGTTCTGCAGCTGCTGCAGAGGCAGATGACGCTGGTCCCACCTGCCTACAGTGCTGTGACCACCCCGGGGCCTGGCCCTACCTCCACCTCCCCTCTGCTGCCCgtcagccccatccccaccctcaccctggaCTCGCTTTCTCAG GTTTCCCAGTTTATGGCGTGCGAGGAGCTACCCCAAGATGGCCCCGCTCGACGCCTCTCCCTGCCGGGCCAGCTGGGggccctcacctcccagcccctgcacaGACACGGCTCAGACCCAGGAAGTTAG
- the KCNH2 gene encoding potassium voltage-gated channel subfamily H member 2 isoform X2: MPVRRGHVAPQNTFLDTIIRKFEGQSRKFIIANARVENCAVIYCNDGFCELCGYSRAEVMQRPCTCDFLHGPRTQRRAAAQIAQALLGAEERKVEISFYRKDGSCFLCLVDVVPVKNEDGAVIMFILNFEVVMEKDMVGSPARDTNHRAAPTSWLAPGRAKTFRLKLPALLALTARESSVRPGGAGGAGAPGAVVVDVDLTPAAPSSESLALDEVTAMDNHVAGLGPAEERRALVAPGSPPSCAPGPHPSPRAHSLNPDASGSSCSLARTRSRESCASVRRASSADDIEAMRAGALPPPPRHASTGAMHPLRSGLLNSTSDSDLVRYRTISKIPQITLNFVDLKGDPFLASPTSDREIIAPKIKERTHNVTEKVTQVLSLGADVLPEYKLQAPRIHRWTILHYSPFKAVWDWLILLLVIYTAVFTPYSAAFLLKETEEGSAGPDCGYACQPLAVVDLIVDIMFIVDILINFRTTYVNANEEVVSHPGRIAVHYFKGWFLIDMVAAIPFDLLIFGSGSEELIGLLKTARLLRLVRVARKLDRYSEYGAAVLFLLMCTFALIAHWLACIWYAIGNMEQPHMDSRIGWLHNLGDQIGKPYNSSGLGGPSIKDKYVTALYFTFSSLTSVGFGNVSPNTNSEKIFSICVMLIGSLMYASIFGNVSAIIQRLYSGTARYHTQMLRVREFIRFHQIPNPLRQRLEEYFQHAWSYTNGIDMNAVLKGFPECLQADICLHLNRSLLQHCKPFRGATKGCLRALAMKFKTTHAPPGDTLVHAGDLLTALYFISRGSIEILRGDVVVAILGKNDIFGEPLNLYARPGKSNGDVRALTYCDLHKIHRDDLLEVLDMYPEFSDHFWSSLEITFNLRDTNMIPGSPGSAELEGGFSRQRKRKLSFRRRTDKDPEQPGEVSALGPSRAGAGPSGRGRQVGPWGESLSSGPSSPESSEDEGPGRSSSPLRLVPFSSPRPPGELPGGDPLTEDGEKSSDTCNPLSVLWLQAPSQECPTSSAFGGTAGAASTRSCLAAPPPPPASSTSLFPARAGGPGATWRAGWMPSRGSSTGWRPG; the protein is encoded by the exons GGAGCTGCTTCCTGTGCCTGGTGGATGTGGTGCCCGTGAAGAATGAAGATGGGGCTGTCATCATGTTCATCCTCAACTTTGAGGTGGTGATGGAGAAAGACATGGTGGGGTCCCCAGCCCGTGACACCAATCACCGCGCCGCCCCCACCAGCTGGCTGGCCCCAG gCCGCGCCAAGACCTTCCGCTTGAAGCTGCCCGCACTGCTGGCCTTGACCGCCCGGGAGTCGTCCGTGCGGCCGGGTGGCGCGGGCGGCGCGGGTGCCCCAGGGGCCGTGGTGGTGGACGTGGACCTGACGCCCGCGGCACCCAGCAGCGAGTCGCTGGCCCTGGATGAGGTGACGGCTATGGACAACCATGTGGCGGGGCTTGGGCCAGCGGAGGAGCGGCGTGCGCTGGTGGCACCCGGCTCTCCGCCCTCCTGCGCGCCCGGCCCGCACCCGTCGCCCCGGGCGCACAGCCTCAACCCCGACGCCTCGGGCTCCAGCTGCAGCCTGGCCCGGACGCGCTCCCGAGAGAGCTGCGCCAGCGTGCGCCGCGCTTCTTCGGCCGACGACATCGAGGCCATGCGCGCTGGGGCGCTGCCCCCGCCACCACGACACGCCAGCACCG gggCCATGCACCCCCTGCGCAGCGGCCTGCTTAACTCCACATCAGATTCGGATCTCGTGCGCTACCGCACCATTAGCAAGATTCCCCAAATCACCCTCAACTTTGTGGACCTCAAGGGTGACCCCTTCCTGGCTTCGCCCACCAGTGACCGGGAGATCATAGCCCCCAAGATAAAGGAACGGACCCACAACGTCACTGAGAAGGTCACCCAG GTCCTGTCCCTGGGGGCCGACGTGCTGCCGGAGTACAAGCTGCAGGCGCCGCGCATTCACCGCTGGACCATCCTGCACTACAGCCCCTTCAAGGCCGTGTGGGACTGGCTCATCCTGCTGCTGGTCATCTACACGGCCGTTTTCACCCCCTACTCGGCTGCCTTCCTGCTGAAGGAGACCGAAGAGGGCTCCGCAGGCCCCGACTGTGGCTATGCCTGCCAGCCGCTGGCTGTGGTGGACCTCATCGTGGACATCATGTTCATCGTGGACATCCTCATCAACTTCCGCACCACCTACGTCAACGCCAATGAGGAGGTGGTCAGCCACCCTGGCCGCATTGCTGTCCACTACTTCAAGGGCTGGTTCCTCATCGACATGGTGGCTGCCATCCCCTTTGACTTACTTATCTTCGGCTCTGGCTCTGAGGAG CTGATCGGGCTGCTGAAGACGGCGCGGCTGCTGCGGCTGGTGCGCGTGGCGCGGAAGCTGGACCGCTACTCGGAGTACGGGGCGGCCGTGCTCTTCCTGCTCATGTGCACCTTCGCACTCATCGCGCACTGGCTGGCCTGCATCTGGTATGCCATTGGCAACATGGAGCAGCCGCACATGGACTCCCGCATCGGCTGGCTGCACAACCTGGGCGACCAGATCGGCAAGCCCTACAACAGCAGCGGCCTGGGCGGCCCCTCCATCAAGGACAAGTACGTCACCGCCCTCTACTTCACCTTCAGCAGCCTCACCAGCGTGGGCTTTGGCAATGTCTCACCCAACACCAACTCCGAGAAGATCTTCTCCATCTGTGTCATGCTTATCGGCT ccctcatGTATGCCAGCATCTTCGGCAATGTGTCGGCCATCATTCAGCGGCTGTACTCGGGCACGGCCCGCTACCACACGCAGATGCTCCGTGTGCGGGAGTTCATCCGCTTCCACCAGATCCCCAACCCACTGCGCCAGCGCCTTGAGGAGTATTTCCAGCATGCCTGGTCCTACACCAATGGCATCGACATGAACGCG gtgctgAAGGGCTTCCCCGAGTGCCTGCAGGCCGACATCTGCCTGCACCTGAACCGCTCGCTGCTGCAGCACTGTAAGCCCTTCCGAGGGGCCACCAAGGGCTGCCTGCGGGCCCTGGCCATGAAGTTCAAGACGACGCACGCGCCACCAGGGGACACGTTGGTGCACGCTGGGGACCTGCTCACTGCCCTCTACTTCATCTCCCGGGGCTCCATCGAGATCCTGCGGGGCGATGTTGTGGTGGCCATCCTGG GGAAGAATGACATCTTCGGAGAGCCTCTGAACCTGTATGCAAGGCCTGGGAAGTCCAACGGGGATGTGCGGGCCCTCACCTACTGTGACCTGCACAAGATCCACCGGGACGACCTGCTGGAGGTGCTGGACATGTACCCCGAGTTCTCCGACCACTTCTGGTCCAGCCTGGAGATCACCTTCAATCTGCGAGAT ACCAATATGATCCCTGGCTCTCCCGGCAGTGCAGAGCTGGAGGGCGGCTTCAGCCGGCAGCGCAAGCGCAAGCTGTCCTTCCGCAGGCGCACGGACAAGG ACCCGGAACAGCCAGGGGAGGTGTCAGCCTTGGGGCCCAGCCGGGCGGGGGCAGGGCCGAGTGGCCGGGGCCGGCAGGTGGGGCCATGGGGGGAGAGCCTGTCCAGCGGCCCCTCCAGCCCTGAGAGCAGTGAGGATGAGGGCCCAGGCCGCAGCTCCAGCCCCCTCCGCCTGGtgcccttctccagccccaggccccccGGAGAGCTGCCGGGTGGGGACCCCCTGACTGAGGACGGAGAGAAGAGCAGTGACACTTGTAACCCCCTGTCAG TTCTCTGGCTCCAGGCGCCTTCTCAGGAGTGTCCAACATCTTCAGCTTTTGGGGGGACAGCCGGGGCCGCCAGTACCAGGAGCTGCCTcgctgccccgcccccgcccccagcctcctcaACATCCCTCTTTCCAGCCCGGGCCGGCGGTCCCGGGGCGACATGGAGAGCAGGCTGGATGCCCTCCAGAGGCAGCTCAACAG GCTGGAGACCCGGCTGA
- the KCNH2 gene encoding potassium voltage-gated channel subfamily H member 2 isoform X3, whose translation MAAPAGKASGTGALQPRAQKGRVRRAVRISSLVAQEVLSLGADVLPEYKLQAPRIHRWTILHYSPFKAVWDWLILLLVIYTAVFTPYSAAFLLKETEEGSAGPDCGYACQPLAVVDLIVDIMFIVDILINFRTTYVNANEEVVSHPGRIAVHYFKGWFLIDMVAAIPFDLLIFGSGSEELIGLLKTARLLRLVRVARKLDRYSEYGAAVLFLLMCTFALIAHWLACIWYAIGNMEQPHMDSRIGWLHNLGDQIGKPYNSSGLGGPSIKDKYVTALYFTFSSLTSVGFGNVSPNTNSEKIFSICVMLIGSLMYASIFGNVSAIIQRLYSGTARYHTQMLRVREFIRFHQIPNPLRQRLEEYFQHAWSYTNGIDMNAVLKGFPECLQADICLHLNRSLLQHCKPFRGATKGCLRALAMKFKTTHAPPGDTLVHAGDLLTALYFISRGSIEILRGDVVVAILGKNDIFGEPLNLYARPGKSNGDVRALTYCDLHKIHRDDLLEVLDMYPEFSDHFWSSLEITFNLRDTNMIPGSPGSAELEGGFSRQRKRKLSFRRRTDKDPEQPGEVSALGPSRAGAGPSGRGRQVGPWGESLSSGPSSPESSEDEGPGRSSSPLRLVPFSSPRPPGELPGGDPLTEDGEKSSDTCNPLSGAFSGVSNIFSFWGDSRGRQYQELPRCPAPAPSLLNIPLSSPGRRSRGDMESRLDALQRQLNRLETRLSADMATVLQLLQRQMTLVPPAYSAVTTPGPGPTSTSPLLPVSPIPTLTLDSLSQVSQFMACEELPQDGPARRLSLPGQLGALTSQPLHRHGSDPGS comes from the exons ATGGCGGCCCCAGCGGGGAAGGCGAGCGGGACAGgggccctgcagcccagggcccagaAAGGCCGGGTGAGGCGGGCCGTACGCATCTCCAGCCTGGTGGCCCAGGAG GTCCTGTCCCTGGGGGCCGACGTGCTGCCGGAGTACAAGCTGCAGGCGCCGCGCATTCACCGCTGGACCATCCTGCACTACAGCCCCTTCAAGGCCGTGTGGGACTGGCTCATCCTGCTGCTGGTCATCTACACGGCCGTTTTCACCCCCTACTCGGCTGCCTTCCTGCTGAAGGAGACCGAAGAGGGCTCCGCAGGCCCCGACTGTGGCTATGCCTGCCAGCCGCTGGCTGTGGTGGACCTCATCGTGGACATCATGTTCATCGTGGACATCCTCATCAACTTCCGCACCACCTACGTCAACGCCAATGAGGAGGTGGTCAGCCACCCTGGCCGCATTGCTGTCCACTACTTCAAGGGCTGGTTCCTCATCGACATGGTGGCTGCCATCCCCTTTGACTTACTTATCTTCGGCTCTGGCTCTGAGGAG CTGATCGGGCTGCTGAAGACGGCGCGGCTGCTGCGGCTGGTGCGCGTGGCGCGGAAGCTGGACCGCTACTCGGAGTACGGGGCGGCCGTGCTCTTCCTGCTCATGTGCACCTTCGCACTCATCGCGCACTGGCTGGCCTGCATCTGGTATGCCATTGGCAACATGGAGCAGCCGCACATGGACTCCCGCATCGGCTGGCTGCACAACCTGGGCGACCAGATCGGCAAGCCCTACAACAGCAGCGGCCTGGGCGGCCCCTCCATCAAGGACAAGTACGTCACCGCCCTCTACTTCACCTTCAGCAGCCTCACCAGCGTGGGCTTTGGCAATGTCTCACCCAACACCAACTCCGAGAAGATCTTCTCCATCTGTGTCATGCTTATCGGCT ccctcatGTATGCCAGCATCTTCGGCAATGTGTCGGCCATCATTCAGCGGCTGTACTCGGGCACGGCCCGCTACCACACGCAGATGCTCCGTGTGCGGGAGTTCATCCGCTTCCACCAGATCCCCAACCCACTGCGCCAGCGCCTTGAGGAGTATTTCCAGCATGCCTGGTCCTACACCAATGGCATCGACATGAACGCG gtgctgAAGGGCTTCCCCGAGTGCCTGCAGGCCGACATCTGCCTGCACCTGAACCGCTCGCTGCTGCAGCACTGTAAGCCCTTCCGAGGGGCCACCAAGGGCTGCCTGCGGGCCCTGGCCATGAAGTTCAAGACGACGCACGCGCCACCAGGGGACACGTTGGTGCACGCTGGGGACCTGCTCACTGCCCTCTACTTCATCTCCCGGGGCTCCATCGAGATCCTGCGGGGCGATGTTGTGGTGGCCATCCTGG GGAAGAATGACATCTTCGGAGAGCCTCTGAACCTGTATGCAAGGCCTGGGAAGTCCAACGGGGATGTGCGGGCCCTCACCTACTGTGACCTGCACAAGATCCACCGGGACGACCTGCTGGAGGTGCTGGACATGTACCCCGAGTTCTCCGACCACTTCTGGTCCAGCCTGGAGATCACCTTCAATCTGCGAGAT ACCAATATGATCCCTGGCTCTCCCGGCAGTGCAGAGCTGGAGGGCGGCTTCAGCCGGCAGCGCAAGCGCAAGCTGTCCTTCCGCAGGCGCACGGACAAGG ACCCGGAACAGCCAGGGGAGGTGTCAGCCTTGGGGCCCAGCCGGGCGGGGGCAGGGCCGAGTGGCCGGGGCCGGCAGGTGGGGCCATGGGGGGAGAGCCTGTCCAGCGGCCCCTCCAGCCCTGAGAGCAGTGAGGATGAGGGCCCAGGCCGCAGCTCCAGCCCCCTCCGCCTGGtgcccttctccagccccaggccccccGGAGAGCTGCCGGGTGGGGACCCCCTGACTGAGGACGGAGAGAAGAGCAGTGACACTTGTAACCCCCTGTCAG GCGCCTTCTCAGGAGTGTCCAACATCTTCAGCTTTTGGGGGGACAGCCGGGGCCGCCAGTACCAGGAGCTGCCTcgctgccccgcccccgcccccagcctcctcaACATCCCTCTTTCCAGCCCGGGCCGGCGGTCCCGGGGCGACATGGAGAGCAGGCTGGATGCCCTCCAGAGGCAGCTCAACAG GCTGGAGACCCGGCTGAGTGCAGACATGGCCACCGTTCTGCAGCTGCTGCAGAGGCAGATGACGCTGGTCCCACCTGCCTACAGTGCTGTGACCACCCCGGGGCCTGGCCCTACCTCCACCTCCCCTCTGCTGCCCgtcagccccatccccaccctcaccctggaCTCGCTTTCTCAG GTTTCCCAGTTTATGGCGTGCGAGGAGCTACCCCAAGATGGCCCCGCTCGACGCCTCTCCCTGCCGGGCCAGCTGGGggccctcacctcccagcccctgcacaGACACGGCTCAGACCCAGGAAGTTAG